CGACGACGCCAAGTGTAGGGCGGCCAGGAGGGCTGGGTCCCACGGTGCAGGTGCCGGCGGTGACAGCTGGCCTCCATAGGGCGGTGCCTGGGCGGGCGCGCCGTAGCCACCGAGGGGTGGCGGCGCGAGTGGGGCACCGTAGGGCTGGTAGGGGGCCCCGACGAACGCCTGGTGGCCCGCTGGACGGGGGCCAAGGAGACCCGGTGCAGGAGCCCGCGGGACGGGCATGTGATAGGCGTGGACGACGCCCGTCCACGGGTTCTACCCGGCGGCCCACGGTGGAGGTGGCTGCtggaagtggggcgccccccctgcGCCCTGCGGCTGCTGCTGGCGGCGGCCCCCGCCACCCCGCCGGTTGTGCCGGCCCCTGCCACCTTGCGGCTGCTGGGGGCGCGGGCGTCAGCGGGTAGTAGCCGGCGGGTGCTGGCGATGCGGActggcgggcggcggccggaggagcAGGGCCACTGCGGGTGGTACCGGCGGCGAGAGTGGTGTGCTGGACCcgctgcttcagcttcgtcatcCGGCGCTCCTCAAGTTTGAGGTACGCGACTACGCGCTTAAAAGTGGGTTGCGACAGCAGGGTGAGGTTGGACGCCGCGTTGCCGAAGTCCTCATTAAGCCCGGCGGTGAGGGTGCTCAGCATGAGGTCGTCAGAGACCTTAGCGCCGATGTCGCGAAGCTCGTTGGCAAGCATCTTGAGCCTCATGCAGTACTCGTCGATGGTGGAGTTGTCCTGGTGACAACCGAAGAACTCCTTCTGTAATAAAACAAGGCGCTGGagtttgttgtcggtgaagagcgtGTTGATCTTGGCCCACACGGTGCAGGCGTCGTCGTCCTCGGCGACCACTATGTGGAAGATGTCCTTCGAGACCGTCTGGTAGAACTAATGGATGATCGTGGCCTCGATGGCGGACCACTCCGGGTCGCCGCGCATGTACGCGCTGTCCACGGAACCGTCGATATGCTCGGTGAGAGAGTACTCGCGGAAGACGAGGTTGAAGTAGGTCTTCTACGCGTAGTACGACGTGCTGGAGTTGTCGAGACAGATGGGGACCCGGGCCTCAATATTGAGGTCACGGATAGCGGCGGTGGAGGGCTCGGGACCAGCGAACGGGTTGGACGAGTGGGTGGTGGAGGAGCCGGGGAAGGATGGCCACGACATGGCTGCGGCGTGCAGATGCAGGGTAGCGGCTAGGGTTGGGTTTTGGGAAGGAGGTGACAACAGCAACAGGGCGGCTGCAGCGAGAGTCGGGCGCGGCGGTAGAAGAGAGCGGCGCGCGGGTGGGAACGAAGGAAGCGGCTGCAGCGGTAGGAGACACGGGCGGGTGCAGTGGTAGTTGGCGCGAAGCAGCAGCGAAACTCAGCGCGGGCGTACGGCGGTACGAGATCCAGGCGCAGGCGTGCAGCGGCTCGTGGCGCGGGCGTGCGGGCGTACGGCGGTAGAATGGAGCGGCGTGCAACGGCGTTTGACGCGCGGGCGGAAGCGGATGGTGGGATGCGGCGGTGGCGCGTGGCGCGGCGGCGTCGGCTACCTAGGGTTAGACCAAAGAGATGATATCACGTGGATAGATGATTTATAATACGATGTATTAATTAGGGtgctggtgcacgtatatataataCAAAAAAGATCTTTATCTCAACTATACAAGACTAAAAGGTGAGCCACATATTCAATACACGTGTAATATAAAATAGATACTCAACCGTTGATGCGTTCGATTTTGACTGGGTCGTCGCTGAGATTGGAGAGTTGTCCTTCCTCCCGGCTTTCAAGGTCAGGTGGGCTAGTGGTCTATTGGGTTCAACACATGACACACCCCTCCTTCCACCCGATGGATAGGTTTCACTGATGAATATGAAGGTTTCGCAAAGCAAAATCGTTTTCAGCAATTCACCATCAGATTTGTATATCAGATTATACAAAATTTGGATAACAATCTTTATTTGTTAAAAAAAATTTAGATCTTTTATCAGAGTTCATCGAAAGTATAaaacatctcaaacataataaaaactgTATCGAAATTCTGTGACCACCCAACAACCATTGTCGCTGCCTGAACGAGCGGCCGACCCGCCGTGGTCGCCTCTCTGCTATTGAAGCCGACTTGACATGTTGATGACAATCTAAAAGTCTTTGTGCACGTGCCCTAAGAACCAGTGCCCTGGAGTCGCAGTCGTCGTCATCATTGAAACATTAAATAGATCTGAAGCAATTGGCACAAAATCTCGCAACACAACGAGAAAACCTAACATTACTGCCTCAAGAAGTCGGTAGGAATCTACGCTGAAGCTCCGTCGAATATGTCTGAATGGACGAACTCGAGGAGGATCGAAACCCGAAAGACAAAATCAAAGAGGAAGTGCTGCCATCCGTCCAAACGCCGCACAtgcaaggataaaataaaaaaaaactaaactaaagTACTAACCAGAGTGGAGACATCGGAATTCTCTGCCGGAGGGGCAGGTAGAGAGGAGACGAATCAATAGGCTCGTTGGTGAAGTTTGAAGGGAAGAGTTTGCCGTACCCTTCAAGGGATGAGGAAGAACAACCTAATCTCTACTTGTCGTAAATTTTGATAACAATCTATTGAGCACTTGACACCAAACTTTCGGCACATGAGTTTTGTACTTTGTAGCACCGACCTCTTACGTGTAGATGAAATTAGGTGCGGTGCTACCATGTTTTTCTGTGTGCTACGTGGATCTTGCAAAGCGCTCTTATTTTGGCAGCAAGTGTCCTTTATCCATCCAtaacgaaaaagaaaagaaaaggacgtGGCCCTGGCCTATCCAAAGCAGATTAAGACACCAATAATTgtggtttttttctttctttttttgttttaacCAATAATTGTGTTACCATGTATACGTGGTAGAGTAGTTGTTATAGTTGGATGAAACTGTTCTTGCCTTTAAAAAAAATATAATACAACCGCTCATAACACACACACACTCACCCCTTATGAACACACGGCCTTCTTCCGACCGATGCCCATGTCTCATCTTGATTAAAGTTGAACTAAGAAGACTATCATTTTTTTTCAGAGTACAAGCAAGTATAGCCTAGAGTGACCTATATGCCGCACTGCACCAACAGCACGAGCGTCAGCACGGGTGCGTCGACATCGATACTCGACACAACTAACAACTAGTATATCCATGCAGAACATCGACATCCATATCCATGCAGACACTGCTAACCTGGGGTTTGCACTGTATCTCCCATATTATTATTGTAATCCAATCATGCAACCTCAAAAGAGTACTCCAATCAGGCAAGTTGGTGAGCCAAAAAAGGGTGCATATCCTTGGCCTACCACAACCAATAATGGAAGCCACCATCCCTCATTTCAGACCCAGCCCGACACGCGACGACACGGAAGACAGAACCCTCGCTCCTTCAAATACCTGACACCCCTATCCTATCCAACGACCAAGACCCAGACGAGAGTGAGTGATAGCACCGTTAGTACCCATCCAACGACCAAGAGCGAGATGATAGTGAGTGACACTAAGCTCCACTTGCTACCTACTTGGAAAATGGCAGGCAAGGTCGTCGCCGGGAAGACCACTGCTGCCCAGCCCAAGAGCGTGGGGCGGCGGCTGTGGCGCTTGGCGCGCACCGTCGTTTACCTTCTGCGCCGCGGCGTGCTCTTGTCCGGGCGCAAGCTCGCCATGGACCTCCACCGCAGCAGGGACGCCAGCAAGGCCCTCGGCGGCTTCGTCAACTTCCAGCGCCGCCCGGCGGCTCGCACTCACTCAACCTCCGTCGCAGCGAAGCGCCGTGACGACGAAACCGCCGGCTATTGCAACAGCTACGACGCGGCCGACATCGCCAGGGTGTTCGAGATGCTCAACGACGGCGGGCACCTCTTCGACGACGAGGACGGGGGTCTCGCGTGGGCGTCGCCGGCCTTCGGGCGCAGCGCGGCTACGGGCCAGCCGCGCATCACCGACTCGCCGTTCACGGCGAGCCAGGACCAGCAGGTGGACAGGAAAGCCGACGAGTTCATCAGGAGGTTCTACCAGCAACTGCGCGCCCAGAAGAGCGTCTCCGCCACGCCGGAAAACTACGGCCACGTCGTCCCAAGGCCGGTCGCCGCTTAATTTTAGAATTATGAGTGCTGGACTGCTCGAGGCGGCCGCCGGTCGCCCGGCAGCGGGAGCACAACGTTGCCATGTCTTCTTCTTCAGAAAATGTAGTAAATCACCCGCATAATGTGTAAACGACTAAACGTAAAACATTCTCCGTTTTGAATTGTGGTGGTACGCTTGTATTGCTGTGTCGCTTTGGCTATCTGTCGTTCAGGACCCGGGTGAAAGCAGGCACCAACTACAGCTGTGGGGGATACACAGTCGACAGTCCGTCCGCTCGTGACGGTTAGGGTTGGGGTGTCCCGCGATTGTGAGGCGATCCCCACTGGTCTGTcccacgcgccgccgccgtctAGGTTTCGCTCTCTGGTCGTCAACCTCTTCCCGATCTAGATCCCCTCTTGAGATCTCGCGAGGCGCTGGGGTCAGCCACCTCGATCCATCGCTTTCCCCTGGTTTTCTTCCGCTTCAAGGCCTTCCACGGGGAGTCTTCAGGTGGATTCTTGGGCACCGAGTCTTTTTCTTTCCTAGATTGGATTCGGTGCTTCTGCAGGAggtagaatggagggagtagaggGAATGCTAAAGAAGATGAATTTGTCAGAGGCAGAGAAGAAGGGCGTGAAAATCGATTGGCGGAGAACAAAGCAGGCGGAGGGGGGGAAGGCAAAAGCGATGGGGAAACTGATCTCAGACAAACCTGGGTATGCAGCGGGCATGGAGGTGGCCTTGGGCAGGGCTTGGTGCCCAATGAGCAGGTTGGAGGTGAAGGAGATGGGAGGCAATAGATTCTTGTTCATATTCCATCAGGAAGCGGGGAAGAGGAAAGCAGTGGAGAATGGACCATGGACAtttgggaaagaactattgatcatggAGGATTTTGACCCGGCTAAAACTCTGGATGATTACAAGTTTAAGAAGGTGCCGATTTGGGTGCGGATCTTCAACGTACCACTTGGGCTCATGTGCAAAGACCTTGCTGAAGACATTGGTGAACTAATAGGAGATGTGGTGGAAGTGGACACGGGGGAGGATGGCACGGCGCTGGGGCAATGCCTCCGGGTTAAGGTGCGCATTGAAGTAGCAGAGCCACTTATGAGGGGCCTATTTCTAGATGATGAGGAGGATAAAGATGGTGATGCCATTGTGAGAGATAAAGAGAAAAGGAAAGAGGGAGAGGCAAAGAATTGGATTTACTTCCAGTATGAATTTTTACCGGACTTTTGTTATACGTGTGGAAGACTAGGTCACACTGATCGCGAGTGCAAAATTAAGTTAAAAAGAGGGGAAACTGCAGAGTACGGAAGGTGGCTGCGATATTTGCCGGAGAATATATCAGGCTTTGAAGACAGGAGAAGAGGGGGGCCACCGTACGGAGGCAGCTCGGGAAGGGGGAGGATATGTTGGATGAACAGCGGAGGAAGGTCAGGGAGTGATGCACCGTTGTGGAAGAAGTCATCGGACACTTCAGAAAAGGGGTGCCAAAAAGATACTAAGGCAGATGGGGAGGAGGTCACGAGCCCGCTAAAATTGATCTCTAATCCAAAAGGGGCGGAGAGGAGGGATGACACTAGTACGGGTAAAAAGAAACTTGACCTTCAGGACGATGGCGGACATGACATAACAAGACATGGGAGTACCATAGACGGAGGAGTTCAgaagggagagggagacgagggttTGGAGCATAAGAAAAAGATGGAtctgaaggaaggaaggaaggaggagctgaTAGAGAAAGAAGATGATGAAAGGGGGCATGACAAGAAGGGAGAGAAGGCAGGGATGGAAGATGCGGGGAAGGCTAAAGGGAAGAATGGGAAGGGGTTTAAAAGGCAGTAGAGAAAGAATGTAGGTGAcaggacaacattgggggtgaTTGTGGGAGGGAAGAGGAGTGATGGACCGTCTGACgaagacatggaagagggcgagtcaCCAAAAAAGAGAAGAACACAGGAGAAGAGTGTAGACCAGAATAAGATCGGGGGCTGTCGGAACAGCTCTACgggaagcaatgaggataatcgctTGGAATTGTCGGGGGTTGGGGAACGGCCCGGCAATTAGTGGTCTTCTGGATCTCCAGAAGAAGGAGGACCCCGTTGTTCTATTTTTGTCTGAGACGAAGATGGAGCGGAGTAGACTAGAATGGCTTCGGTGGAAGATGGGGATGACCAATATGTTTGTCAAAAACTGTGAGGGGCAGAGTGGGGGACTAGCAATGTTCAGGAAGAGTGAAGTATAGCT
The sequence above is a segment of the Triticum dicoccoides isolate Atlit2015 ecotype Zavitan chromosome 1A, WEW_v2.0, whole genome shotgun sequence genome. Coding sequences within it:
- the LOC119346022 gene encoding uncharacterized protein LOC119346022, coding for MIVSDTKLHLLPTWKMAGKVVAGKTTAAQPKSVGRRLWRLARTVVYLLRRGVLLSGRKLAMDLHRSRDASKALGGFVNFQRRPAARTHSTSVAAKRRDDETAGYCNSYDAADIARVFEMLNDGGHLFDDEDGGLAWASPAFGRSAATGQPRITDSPFTASQDQQVDRKADEFIRRFYQQLRAQKSVSATPENYGHVVPRPVAA